The following coding sequences lie in one Leptolyngbya sp. CCY15150 genomic window:
- a CDS encoding GNAT family N-acetyltransferase — MSILLTTRKATSADIPFLTQIEYEASLPPLDHCFWEDLLEGTDTPALAFIEAELRTDASNWGNVHDFIVLEEQGKPVAAAAGYVPNPEDYCPLRLSQLEAIAQALHWSSATTSLFRDRYLGLFGGDLTPFFLTPQAPWIIENVAVLPAARGRGLGKTLLQAVLEEGRAQGHSHAGIMVINGNDRARHAYEAVGFKPYQTFYADYFSEQFNIEFPGVTKFGLKLSMSRE, encoded by the coding sequence TACAAGCGCTGATATTCCCTTCCTCACCCAAATTGAATACGAGGCTTCACTGCCACCCCTCGACCATTGTTTTTGGGAAGACCTGCTAGAGGGCACGGACACCCCAGCCCTAGCATTTATTGAGGCAGAGTTGCGAACTGATGCCTCGAACTGGGGCAATGTGCATGACTTTATCGTTCTGGAGGAGCAGGGTAAACCTGTGGCGGCGGCGGCGGGGTATGTCCCTAACCCTGAGGATTACTGCCCGCTGCGGCTGTCTCAGTTGGAGGCGATCGCCCAAGCTCTGCATTGGTCAAGCGCTACGACATCCCTGTTTCGCGATCGCTACTTAGGGCTATTTGGAGGGGACTTGACACCCTTTTTCCTCACGCCTCAAGCGCCTTGGATTATCGAGAATGTAGCCGTTCTGCCCGCAGCTCGGGGGCGGGGTTTAGGGAAAACCTTGCTCCAAGCAGTGCTGGAGGAGGGGCGAGCCCAGGGACATTCTCATGCCGGCATCATGGTGATCAACGGCAATGATCGCGCCCGTCACGCCTACGAAGCGGTTGGGTTCAAGCCTTACCAAACCTTCTATGCCGATTATTTCTCGGAGCAGTTCAACATCGAGTTTCCAGGGGTGACTAAGTTTGGGCTGAAGTTAAGCATGTCAAGGGAGTAA